In a single window of the Alosa sapidissima isolate fAloSap1 chromosome 18, fAloSap1.pri, whole genome shotgun sequence genome:
- the grpel1 gene encoding grpE protein homolog 1, mitochondrial, translated as MASWCVRAVRQSYTIVASPSLVRASPRLLCTAAHQKSPGSGSEEESGAQKPELSPAEKALTEEKVQLEEQVKELTDKYKRALADTENLRHRSQKMVDDAKLYGIQGFCKDLLEVADILEKATECVPKEEVTSQNPHLKNLYDGLVMTEVQMQKVFTKHGLVKLNPDGQKFDPYEHEALFQAPVAGKEPGTVAAVTKVGYKLHGRTLRPALVGVVKAP; from the exons ATGGCGAGCTGGTGTGTACGTGCTGTAAGACAGAGCTACACTATTGTAGCATCTCCTTCACTCGTCAG GGCGTCTCCAAGGCTACTATGCACAGCAGCCCACCAGAAAAGTCCGGGCTCTGGctcagaggaagagagtggagCACAGAAGCCTGAGCTGAGTCCTGCCGAAAAGGCTCTGACCGAGGAGAAGGTACAACTGGAGGAGCAAGTCAAAGAACTCACA GACAAATACAAGCGGGCACTGGCAGACACAGAGAACCTTAGACATAGGAGTCAGAAGATGGTGGACGATGCAAAGTTGTACG GCATCCAGGGCTTCTGTAAAGATCTTCTAGAGGTGGCAGACATCTTGGAGAAGGCAACAGAGTGTGTGCCTAAGGAGGAGGTCACATCACAGAACCCTCACTTGAAGAACCTGTACGATGGGCTGGTCATGACCGAGGTCCAGATGCAGAAGGTCTTCACCAAACACGGCTTGGTCAAGCTCAACCCTGACGGCCAGAAGTTCGACCCCTACGAGCACGAAGCTCTCTTCCAAGCACCTGTCGCGGGCAAGGAGCCAGGCACTGTTGCGGCGGTCACCAAAGTTGGTTACAAGCTGCATGGACGCACCCTCCGACCAGCTTTGGTGGGCGTGGTCAAGGCTCCCTAG
- the tada2b gene encoding transcriptional adapter 2-beta — MADLGKKYCVNCLADVTNLRLRCTDCQDIELCPDCFSAGAEIGNHRRWHGYQLVDGGHFTLWGPEAEGGWTSREEQSLLDAIEQYGFGNWEDMTAPGRTPQEAMDHYVTMYIHGNLGKACIPDNIPNRVTDHTCPSGGPLSPSLTTPLPPLDISVAEQQQLGYMPLRDDYEIEYDQEAEKLISGLSVNYDDEDVEIEMKRAHVDMYVRRLRERQRRKNIARDYNLVPSFLGRDKRDKERDGRPGSGLAGVGVGGGGTGTGAGGGAGGGGVVGVVGGLGAAPLGAGGASTGTVVPSAAVAPKRKITKEEKEQRVKLRPLCQLMAHREFEEFFENLHKERVLRAKVRELQRYRRNGITCLDESAEYEAARHKREKRKENKSVAKRGSSGGGGGGQGGGGGGGGGGGGGGGGGGTCPGAGGIKEEGKDGEFSAIENLTGFELLSDREKVLCNSLNLTPGRYLTVKTIIIKDHLQKRQGIPSKSRLPSYLDKVLKKRILSFLTESGWISRDAS, encoded by the exons ATGGCCGACCTGGGGAAGAAGTATTGCGTGAACTGCCTAGCAGACGTTACAAATCTGCGGCTTCGCTGTACCGATTGCCAGGATATAGAACTTTGTCCGGACTGTTTCTCTGCAGGCGCCGAAATTGGTAATCACCGCCGATGGCACGGCTACCAGTTAGTAGATGGCGGGCACTTTACCCTGTGGGGTCCCGAAGCGGAGGGAGGATGGACGAGCAGGGAAGAGCAGTCGCTACTCGATGCGATCGAGCAGTATGGCTTTGGAAACTGG GAGGATATGACTGCCCCAGGCAGGACCCCTCAGGAGGCCATGGACCACTATGTTACCATGTACATTCATGGCAACCTCGGGAAGGCTTGCATACCTGACAACATCCCCAACCGTGTGACTGACCACACCTGCCCAAGTGGCGGTCCGCTGTCCCCAAGCCTAACCACCCCACTGCCCCCGCTGGACATCTCTGTTgctgagcagcagcagctgggCTACATGCCGCTGCGGGACGACTATGAGATCGAGTACGACCAGGAGGCGGAGAAGCTGATCAGCGGCCTGTCGGTCAACTACGACGACGAGGACGTGGAGATTGAGATGAAGCGGGCGCACGTGGACATGTACGTGCGCCGGCTCCGAGAGCGCCAGCGCCGCAAGAACATCGCCCGCGACTACAACCTGGTGCCCTCCTTCCTGGGCCGGGACAAGCGGGACAAGGAGCGGGACGGGCGCCCCGGCTCGGGGTTAGCAGGCGTCGGGGTCGGGGGGGGTGGCACAGGGACAGGGGCTGGTGgcggagcaggaggaggaggagtagtggGGGTGGTAGGCGGACTGGGGGCCGCTCCCTTGGGAGCGGGGGGTGCTTCCACGGGCACGGTGGTTCCATCGGCGGCTGTAGCGCCCAAGCGGAAGATCAccaaggaggagaaggagcagCGGGTAAAGCTTCGCCCGCTCTGCCAGCTGATGGCGCACCGCGAGTTCGAGGAGTTCTTCGAGAACCTGCACAAGGAGCGTGTGCTGCGCGCCAAGGTGCGCGAGCTGCAGCGCTACCGCCGCAATGGCATCACGTGCCTTGACGAGTCGGCCGAGTACGAGGCCGCCCGGCACAAGCGCGAGAAGCGCAAGGAGAACAAGAGTGTGGCCAAGCGCGGTAGCAgtggcggaggaggaggtggccagggagggggcgggggaggcggaggtggaggcggaggtggaggaggaggaggcggcacGTGCCCCGGAGCGGGCGGCATCAAGGAGGAGGGCAAGGACGGCGAGTTCTCGGCCATCGAGAACCTGACAGGCTTCGAATTGCTGTCTGACCGCGAGAAGGTGCTCTGCAACTCGCTCAACCTCACCCCAGGGCGCTACCTGACTGTCAAGACTATCATCATCAAGGACCACCTGCAGAAGAGGCAGGGGATCCCTTCCAAGAGCCGCCTGCCCAGCTACCTGGACAAAGTGCTAAAAAAGCGCATTCTGAGCTTCCTTACGGAAAGTGGCTGGATATCCCGGGatgcatcctaa
- the ccdc96 gene encoding coiled-coil domain-containing protein 96, with protein sequence MEEEVAETVAIGETDVDLNKYDNSQCNTAEASEENSGVEKTLNPNQNATPSDQVEKEHTDTDQDLSQITGEEGPLSHTAEDSTTKAFEVQEEREEESRGEGDINAGLPTSEAFEEGEGPEMEPLIGEPLTREGSIKGEYDDITENDNGPPRIDPGTPEGERSSSDSESPEQVEEAEVEEDTGIDYMEVLTELQNEKEKLNQHNTQMQYKLVEYFRRKTGDEAKPERERDKAVSDQEQRYQKYIDIMEGLKNQQRRDSELHQQQAEELRQQVQAKLGQTDHEWHAFMEQKRAVAVAVLSRRLGKQAAQAEVEQIQVAEQRRESELVAVRLENIKLKNKTGKLEAELRSKEELAEGLHLIDFEQLKIENQTYNEKIEERNEELLKLRKKITSTVQVLTHVKEKLQFVQVENQARRVQLADVEALVARKRDALTRTKQARDGLRMDNLRLRQRCGLLGNQTLLRDFEDKVDTSEALEQRLEMLKRRHAELILKCAGVKKKLEQTKLAEH encoded by the coding sequence ATGGAGGAGGAAGTGGCTGAGACTGTAGCAATAGGTGAAACCGACGTAGATTTAAATAAGTACGACAATTCTCAGTGTAATACTGCGGAAGCTTCAGAGGAAAACTCTGGAGTAGAAAAAACACTCAACCCAAATCAGAATGCCACACCCTCTGATCAAGTTGAGAaagaacatacagacacagaccaaGACCTAAGTCAGATCACAGGAGAGGAGGGCCCATTAAGCCATACTGCAGAAGACTCCACAACAAAGGCTTTTGAAGTTCAGGAAGAAAGGGAAGAAGAAAgcaggggagagggagacataAATGCTGGCTTACCAACTAGTGAAGCATTTGAAGAGGGGGAGGGTCCTGAAATGGAGCCCCTCATCGGTGAACCACTTACGCGTGAAGGAAGCATTAAAGGAGAATATGATGATATCACTGAGAACGACAATGGGCCTCCAAGAATAGATCCAGGGACaccagagggagaaagaagcaGCTCTGACTCTGAGAGCCCTGAGCAGGTTGAGGAGGCAGAGGTTGAAGAAGACACTGGCATTGATTACATGGAAGTCCTGACAGAGCTTCAGAATGAGAAGGAAAAGTTGAACCAGCACAATACCCAGATGCAGTATAAACTCGTGGAGTACTTTCGACGGAAGACCGGCGACGAGGCCAAGCCTGAACGGGAGAGAGACAAGGCTGTGTCAGACCAAGAACAGCGCTACCAGAAGTACATCGACATCATGGAGGGCCTGAAGAACCAGCAACGTCGTGACTCAGAGCTCCACCAGCAGCAGGCTGAGGAGCTGCGTCAGCAGGTGCAGGCAAAGCTGGGGCAGACGGACCACGAGTGGCATGCCTTCATGGAGCAGAAGCGTGCTGTGGCCGTGGCTGTACTGAGCCGGCGCCTGGGCAAGCAGGCAGCGCAGGCCGAGGTGGAGCAGATTCAAGTGGCCGAACAGCGTCGTGAAAGCGAGCTGGTGGCCGTGCGCCTGGAGAACATCAAGCTCAAGAATAAGACAGGCAAGCTTGAGGCGGAGCTGCGCTCCAAGGAGGAGCTGGCCGAAGGCCTGCACCTGATCGACTTCGAGCAGCTGAAGATTGAGAACCAGACGTACAACGAGAAGATCGAGGAGCGTAACGAGGAGCTGCTTAAGCTCCGCAAGAAGATCACCAGCACCGTGCAGGTGCTCACGCACGTCAAGGAGAAGCTGCAGTTTGTGCAGGTGGAGAACCAGGCCAGGCGCGTGCAGTTGGCCGACGTGGAGGCCCTGGTCGCTCGGAAGAGGGACGCACTCACACGGACCAAGCAGGCTCGTGACGGCCTGCGCATGGACAACCTACGGCTACGCCAGCGCTGCGGTCTCCTGGGGAACCAAACTCTGCTGCGCGACTTTGAGGATAAGGTGGACACCTCCGAGGCCCTGGAGCAGAGGCTGGAGATGCTAAAGAGGCGGCATGCTGAGCTCATCCTCAAGTGTGCCGGAGTCAAAAAGAAACTGGAGCAAACAAAACTGGCAGAGCACTGA